The stretch of DNA atgtatattttagaacaattaattcaatagcatcacgaccccatgagtcctaaaatattggcacatagcctaaacatgatctttattactagcctcagcttaattcctctaacatGTGCCACATGTTcatataataacatgattctttaattttactacttcacaggatttattcaagacacactttctctggtgcacgtctacatgttcgtcacttATCGTGTGTgttacctccaaacaattcatatcataccaaaatcggagattcatacccttagaactatgtttagaagtgttacttacctcaaaccatgtaattctttattctgctatgcccttgccacgagaattggtctccaaaagcctcgtatctagccacaatcaattcgattcagtcaataccaattattgtaataatTTCATACGTagatactaatttttcaataaaaatccgaaattaactcaaaaatctccCGTGGGGACCATGTATTGGAACccgacaaaggttacaaaatatgaacgctcatccaaccacgagaccaaccatacaaattttaccaaattccgacatcaactcgaccctcaaatattaagttaaagtctttgaagatttctaccattttcagttcaatatttacccatttgaactcaacaatctttccacaaacattattgatatatataaatattactattacacccaagaatcatactcttaatcacccatctttacccaagaatcatactcttaatcacccatctaacttctacattcgatgctgaaacctatcgaatcaaattttgcacacaagtcataactgacataatgaacctattccaatttacggaatcggattttgaccccgatatcaaaaagtcaacccccctgtcaaactttccaaaaattaaactttcaccacttcaagcctaattctacaacggacttccaaataattttctggacatgctcctaagtccaaaataaccatacggagctattggaattatcagaattcaattccgaggtcatttacacataagtgaatatacgatcaacttttccaacttaggttttcaattatgagactaagtgtctcatttcactctgaaatccttccggacccgaacctacTAACCCGATAAGTCTTAAATCAACTGTAAGTCATAAATTGAGCAGtgaatgggggaacggggttgtgatactcaaaacgactggttggatCATTACATAGAGGTTGAGCAGGCAGAGTTCGCCGTAGAGGGGGAGGCTAAGCCATActctatgcccttcctgctacCACGAAGGAAGTTGCATCCGACTCTtacatcataggtattgttccagtctatcatagagatgcattagtcttatttgatccagactCCACTTATTCCTctatgtcatcttattttgctccatatttggttGTATCCCgtaattctttgagttctcatgtcTATGTATCTATAgccgtgggagattctattattgttgaccgtgtgtatcggtcgtgtttggttgttcttagtagttttgagaccagagccaatttattgttgtatagtatggtagattttgatgttatcttgggcatagactggttgtctccctatcatgctatcattgattgtcacgctaagatggtgacgttggctatgccatgTCTACCACGGTTAAAGCGGAGaagtactttagattatgttcctagcagggttgtttcatttctaaaggctcagcggatggttgagaagtggTGCGATATGTATCTGGCACATGTGAGgtatgttagtattgatactcctaccgtcgagtcagttccggtagtgagggattatccagatataTTCCCAATAGATCTtttgggcatgccgcccgacagagatatcaactttggtattgatttactaccgggcactcagcccatttctatcccaccctatcgtatggccccaacagaattgaaagaattgaaggaatagtTGCAAGAGTTGCCTGATAAGGAatttattcggcccagtgtgtcgccttggggtgctctagtcttatttatgaagaagaaggatggttctatgcgaatatgtattgattatcgctagatgaacaaggttacagtgaagaacaaatatccattatcacgtattgatgacttatttgatcagcttcagggtgacggagtgttctctaagatcgacttgctttcaggctatcatcagttgaagattcgagagccagatatcccgataactgctttcaggactcggtatagtCATTATGAGTTCCCTGTGGTGTCTTTTGGGTTTACCAATGTCCCAGCAACAtgcatgcacttgatgaacaatgtatttcaaccgtatcttgactctttcgtcattgtgcTTATTGACggcattctggtgtactcctagagctaggaggatcatgagaagcacTTGAGTACtgtgcttcaaaccttgagagaaaagaagttatatgccaaaatgtttaaaatgtgaattctggctagattcagtggcatttttgggtcatgtagtatcgagtgaggggatcaaggtagatccgaagaagattgaagtagtgcagagttggaccataccatcctcagctacggagatccatagttttcttggcttggcgagGTATTAGCATCAATTTGTAGAGGGCTTCTTATCTATTGCAGtacctatgactaggctgacctagaagggtgctccattcaggtggactgaggagtgtgaggagactACTTTGACTATAACCCCAATATTGATATTTcctactggttcggggtcctgtatggtatattgtgatgcgtcacgcattggtctcggcatagtgttgatgtaggacggtaggggGATTTCCTGCatgtctagacaactgaaggttcatgaaaagaactattctatccacgacctcgagttagcagctattttttatgccttgaagatctggcggcacaaTCTGTAttgtgtcccttgtgaggtctacaccgatcaccagagtctacaacatctgtttaaatagaaggatcttaacttgcggcagtagAGGTGGTTGGAATTGCTTAAGAACTATggcatcaccattctctatcatcccgggaaggccaatgtggtagctgatgccttgagtcgcaaggcggatagtttgggcagcttagcatatctaccgataGTGGAGAGTCCTTTAGCCTTAAATGTTCAGACCTTGGTCAACCCGTTTgttgacccccatctgcttgtccttaaggacacagtttagcacggtgatgccaaggaggtcactctTAGGGATGacaatgtattacggatgcaggtcagtctatgtgtgcccaatgtagatggcatGCACGAGTTATTTCTCccggaggctcacagtttgcggtacttcattcatccgggtgccgtgaagatttattaggacttgaggtagcactattggtggaggcagatgaaagaaggacatagtggagtatgtagctcggtgcctaaattttcaacaagtgaagtataagcatcagcggccgggtggactgcttcagaagttagagattctagagtgaaaatgggagtgaatcactatgaattttgttgttgggctcccacagactcggtggaagttcgatgcagtatgggtgaatatggatagattgaccaagtcagttcatttcattcctgtagttactacttactcttcagagcagctggctcaggtttacattcgcgagattgtcaggcttcatggcgtgccagtatctatcatctctgaccggggtacgcagctTTCATCGCGGTTctagagagccgtacaacatgagttgggtactcagtggagttgagtacaacatttcaccctcagatggatggacagtccaagcacactattcagatattggaggacatgctttgTGCATGcatgatggattttgggggttcttgggataagttcttaccacttgcggagtttgcctacaacaacagttatcattcgATCATTCAGATGGAATCGTATGAGGCTTTTTATGGTAAGCGGTGGCGGTCTCCAGTggtttggtttgagccgggtgaggctaggctattgggtacagatttggttcaggatcctttagaaaaggttaaattaattcaggatcgactccgtacagcccaatccaggcaaaagagttatgcggatcggagggttcgcgacattgcattcatggttggagagcagttcttgctccgagtttcgctcatgaagggtgttatgaggttcaaaaagaagggcaagatgagcccTAGGTATAACTGGCCTATTGCGATTCATAAGAGGGTTGGataggtggcttacaaacttgcactaccacctagtctctatgcagttcatccagtgttccatgtttccatgttctggaagtatcacggcgatccatctcatctgttagacttcagctcagcccagttggacaaggatctatcttatgttaaggagccggtggccatcttggataggcaggttagaaagctgaggtcgaagagaATTGTtttagtgaaggttcagtggaggagtcatccggtcgaggaggcgacttaggagaccgacCATGATATGCAcaaccattatcctcatcttttcaccacttcaggtatgtctctatattcgttcgaggatgaacgtttggtttaagagggggaagatgtgacgacacggccggtcgttttgatagTATAAGCCCTGACCCCCTATTCatttctccctctatttcattttgtggttttGTGGCTCGCCGagaggtttggtttttggtttcggagagaAATGATACaaatagtccctaaattggaagtttatGTCATAGGAGTCGACCGTAGTTGGAATTGTGTGAATACAACTCCGGAATGGATATTTTATAGTTCCGATAGATCCgtggggtgattttggtcttaggagcatttCTGGATGTTGATTTAAAGGTATGTgtgtcatttcggcgttaattggcgaaagttggaaagttggatgATTTTGAAACGTTTGACctggagtggacttttgatatcggggtcggattctgattccggaagtgggcataggtccgtaatgtcaattatgacttgtgtgaaaattttgaggtcaatcggacttgatttgataggtttcggccccgcatgtggaagttagaagttctaaagttcattaggcttgaatcgatgtgcaattcatgtttttgatgttgtttgacgtgatttgaaggatcgactaagtttgtatgatgatttaggacttgttagagtatttggttgaggtccccggggccttggggtggtttcagatggttaacataTCAAGTTTGGAACTTAaagaatggctgaagtgcaccagttctggtgcaatcacacctgcgcaaGTTTGATCACATGtgcaagctcgcagaagtgagagggcgagcgcagaagcggaaacgaGCAGTCTAGGAAggactcgcaggtgcgaaataATTTTTCGTGGAagcggcttcgcttctgcggtgagGAGATGCATATGAGCGACTGGGTCGCATGCGCGACACATTTTTTTGCAGGTGCAGCCCTACACTCGCAGAAGCAGACCCAGGGGACTTGAGTAAAGtatgcacctgcgatggaaattctgctgctgcggagccgcagatgcggcttggGATTCGCAGacgcgaaatcgctgggcagaaaaggccgaagttcgagggtttgatttcattatccattttttgacctagagagctcggattgaggtgcaattttgagggattttcataggaaacatttgggtaaggttTCATGACTCTTTTTGATTAATTCtcacgaatctattgttgttttcatcatttaattagtgtttttagttggaaatttggggaaagaTTAGGAacacttcttaggctaaaatttggggatttgaaaggcgatttgaggtcggattcgagtaattcttgtatggttggactcgataagGAGTTGGTAttcgtattttataattttggtcaggttccgagacgtgggcccgtatCGACGTTTTGGAGCcatttttcaattcttttctaaagtcataattttattatttaaattagtttcctatagttatatttttagtatgaaattattttggctagattcgagccgatcgtaGTTGGAAAATCGAGGTAAAGGCCTTATTATTGATTGATTGatcgaggtttgaggtaagtgacttgtctaacctcatatgggggaaatccccttcggatttggtattgttttggTAATTTGccatatgtgaaggccgtgtacgcaaggtgacgagtgtgtacacaggcaaAATGCTGAAAATCCAATTCTAGATAAGTAGTTTCCTCTTTATGCTTTAATTGAGTTTCCTTAGCgtgtatagtcatcatgttttgcctaatttcacatgtctacttgtcttatcttttTGTGTCCAACTTGTACTacttgcttagttgaattacctgttttCTTGATTCTGTATTCATGATTTaactgtggaattccttacttgaagttgttatccTTGAAATATCATTGTTTCAGTTGATATGTTTTGGCTTCCATGATTATTATGAAGGTgactgttgttattgttgcacgaggtttctaccgtgcggttgttattgtttgcacgaggtttctgcaaAGATTGTGGGACTacaaggcagtacctcgggagtgccccttgttgatttttcctatttgttgtattgtttgTTGTTATTTTCCTTAACTTGTGAGATCCTTGTTTCCTTTTGTGTTGTATTTCTTTTCTTTGATTCTGTGTTGTTACCTTCTGTAAATTCATATTGTTTCACTTCCctgtcattttattatatcattatatatTTTGCCTTGTTCTTTTTCATTATTTCCAGTAAGGcactgacctgacctcgtcactactctaccgaggttaggcttggcacttactgggtaccgttgtggtgtactcatattatgcttctgcatatctttttgtgcagatccaggtgctgcCTACCAGGGTAGGTATTAGTGAGCTAGTccatacgtggagacttcaaggtatatctgtcagcgtccgcaaaccttggagtccccctctatctttgtTTTTTGTTTCCTTATCCTCATTAGACTCTGGTATATAGGGATATTTAGTATATCTATTTAgatcttgtgacttatatctaccggattttgggagttgtttaTACTTGAGTTGCAGTGTTTGTTTATTACAGTTGTTGAcgttttgagttttagcttaaTATTTCAGTTATTCCACATacttgttaggattacctagtcttagagcctaggttccatcacgatatcctacggcgGAAATTGGGGACCTGACATATAAAAGATAAACATGTTAAAAGAATGTTGAATTTTGTTTTTATGTTCCGTGCTCGTTCGAtacataattttgaattatttgttacatgTGACGTAAATTAATTTAGGACTAAGCATGTAGACAACTTGAACTAAATTCACATGCTGTAAAAGATTTGATCTTCATGTTATTAAAAATTGTTTTAGTAACAATTCCCTCTTACTAAAATTTGAGTTCTTAAATATAAGAATAATTCTCATGAATGAAAAGCTTATTGATGTGATCGATAAGGCTGCCAAGGAAGTCCCAGAtgaggatgatgatgatgctaCCAACATTTATCAGAAATACTTGGAAGTATGTCTTACTACCAAATGCATCATTCTCGATTTTATAAGTTCTGAACTACAGAGGAAACATCAGGATATGGATCCAACTGCAACCATTGAACATCTTAAGAAGATGTTTGGTACACAAAGCAGGCCAGCTAGATACTAGTTATCTAAGGCTTTATTTGGATCCAAATTGACTGGAAAATCTCCAGTTAGACCCTATGTCAATCATATGATTGATCTTATTAAAGAACTTGATAAGTTGGGGTGCAAATTGGGTAAAGAGCTTTCTCAAGATTTGATCTTGCAGTCACTATCAGAATCTTTTTCACAATTTGTTATTAATTTCAATGTGCATAAAATGGATTGTGATCTTCATGAGAAGTTCAACATGCTGATTGATTATGAGAATCAACTTGCATCTGAGAAGAAAAAAGTAATTGTCATGTTGGTTGGAAACTCTTCTAAGAAGAAGGGAAAAGGTAAAAGTAAACCCAAGAAAAAGCCTATTACACCTAAGGGTGTTGTGACCAAACCCAAAGGCAAAGAAGGTAGAGCTGACGAATCTGATGCTGAATGTTTCCATTGTAAGAAAATAGGACATTGGAAGAGAAACTGCAAGGAGTATCATGTAACTCTAAAGGACAAGAAACAAGGTAAGACTTTAATGAAAAATGTTTTCATGGTTTCATTGTGGGCATTAGATACTGGCAGTGTTATAACATCTGCAATATGTTGTAGGGGTTCCATATAAGTAGAAGGTTGAAGAAAGGAGAAGTTAATTTATAAGTTGGAAATGGTATAAAAGTTGCGGCCGCAGCTGTAggatcaatttctttaataatgcctACGTGAAAAGTACTTATGTTGGATGATTGATTATGTTCATAAAATTGTTTTGAACATAATTTCAGCTTCTATGTTAGACAAACGCGGTTTTCGCATTATTATAGGCAATGGTATTTGCTCTATTTATTATGATGATAATTTATATGTGAATGGCTATCTCCAATATGATGTTTATGTCTTACCTAATGGGAATGCTAATTCGATTATGCATGTTTCAAGTCTTAAGAGGAAAAGAGATGATAAAGTAAATCATACATACTTTTGGCATTATAGGCTTGGTCATATTGGAGAGAAAAGAATTAACAAAATGTACAAGGAAGGGTACCTTGACaagtatgattttgaatcatatccaatttgtgaatcttgtctcaaaagaaaaatgaccaaatctccatttactAGAAATGGAGAAAGAGCTTCTGAATTATTGAGACTAATTCATACAGATATTTGTGGGCCCATGAAAATTCAAGCTAGAGGTggatattcttacttcatcaCCTTCGCTGATGATATGTCAAGACATAGATTTGTGTATCTTATGAAACACAAATTTGAAtcttttgaaagttcaaaaggtTCTGTAGTGAAGTTGAGAAACAGACTGGTAAAAGTATCAAAGTACTAAGGTCTGATATAGGTGAAGAATACCTTAGTGAAGATTTTACAAGATATCTCAAAGAGAATGGGATTCTCTCATAATGGACACATCCAAGAAcaccacaacacaatggtgtGTCAGAAAGGAGAAATCGAACCTTATTAAATATGGTGAGATCTGTGATGGGGCTCACTGATCTTCCAATAAATTTTTGGGGATATGCTTTGGAAGCAACAACATATTTACTTAATAAAGTTCCCACTAATTCAGTCTCTACAACACCTAATGAGATATGGAAAAGATGTAAGCCTAACCTTAAGCATATTAAAGTTTGGGGTTGTCCAACTTATGTTATTAAGAGACTACAGTCTGATAAACTTGACTCGAGATATGAAAAGTGTAGGTTCATTGGGTATCCCAAAAATATAATGGGATATTATTTCTATCACCCTTCTGAGCATAAAGTGTTTGTGGCTAGAGAAGCAACCTTTATAGAAAGGGAATTTCATTTAGAAGAAAATTATAGTAGAGAAATAGAATTTGATGAAGTTCAAGAAACTAATGAACCAACACAAAATCAAGATTATGAGATACAAGTTGAAGAACCTTTATTGGATGTTTTGAAGTTAACAAGGAAGTTTCCATCTTCAACAGTTGAAGTTCAAGAACTAAATATATTTCAAGAACAAGTTAATAAACCAGTTCCAAACCAAACTGAACAATAACCAAATCCAGCACAAAGTGAGCAAGTTGTACAAGCACCTCTTAGAAGGTCTACATGAGAACGTCATGCACCAACTAGATTAAATCTAATATCACaatatgatgtatcaaatgaggttgatcataatgatgatgaTCCTAAGACTTATGAAGAGGCGATACAAGGTTCTGACTATGAGAAATGGCAAAAAGCCATGGAATTCAAAATGGAATCCATGAAGGAAAATAAGTATGGactttagttgaaccttcaaaggatATAAAACCTATAGGTTGTAAATAGGTTTTTAAGAAAAGGATTGGAGCAGACGgaaaggtggagacctacaaaTCCATTCTTGTTGACAAGGGATATTGTCAAAAAGAAGGAATCGACTATGacgatactttctctcccgtggcaatgctcaaatcaattcggattttTCTTGCTATAGCGGCATACTATGATTATAAAATATGGAAAATGGATGTGAAAACAGCTTTCCTTAATGGCAATGTGTATATGACACAGCCTGAAGGTTTCACATCTCTGTCTGATCATAATAAAATTTGCAAGCTACAAAGATCCATTTATGGACTAAAGCAAGTTTCTCGGAGTTGGAATATTCGTtttaacaagacaattgaaaAGTTTAATTTTGTTAGATGCGAAGAAGAGCCTTGTGTGTACAAAAATGTTAGTGGGAAACAATCAAATTCTTAGTACTGTATGTTAATGATATATTGCTCATAGAAAATGATATACTTGCATTGCAAACTACCAAGATTTGACTATCTAAACAGTTCTCCATGAAAGACTTGGGGGAAGAAACTTATATATTAGGAATAAAGATCTATAGAGATAGATCAAGGAAGATGTTTGGACTTTCTCAATCTTTGTACATTGATACCATGCTAAAGCGGTATAACATGGATAATTCCAAAAGAGGTTATCTACCGATATGTACTAGAATTACTCTCACTAGGGAGGATTGTCCTAAAACACCTGAAGAGAGAGAACGCATGAGTAGGATCTCATATGTTAATGCAGTGGGAGCTATCATGTATATCATGACATATACACGTCCTGATGTGGCTTATGCACTAGGAGTAACTAGACGATATCAGAAAAATCCTGGTGAGGAACATTGGAAGGTGGTGAAGActattcttaagtacttaagaagtaCTAAAGACCAATTCCTCATTTATGGAGATTCTAAGTTGAAACTTGAAGGTTATACTGATACAAGTTTCTCTTCAAATAGAGATGATAGAAAATCTATTTCTGGTTATGTATTCATCTTCAATGGTGGTGCAGTAAGTTGgaaatatctacaaatattgaAAATCTCATAACTAACCTTGTAACATATATATGTCGTGTACTAAACAAAAGGTATTCTTTTATTTTATAAGGATAtaaatgtgatgacccgaaaggtcatctttaaattaatATTCATTTATGTGTTCTTAGACCTCAAATAGCATCATTCAgattttctcgacttgcgtgcgcagttcgtataatattttgggaagcttttatgtgaaaatttgataaaaatgtgaatttgtactttaaaactcacttatattgactttggtcaatattttgagaaaacggacccggATAAGTGTTTTGGCAGTCCCGGTgcgtccgtatggtgatttcggatttaggagcGTATCCAAAaagttatttggaagttcgtagttaaattaggcttgaaatgactaaaatagaaatttaagtttggaagtttgatcggggagttgactttttgatatcggagtcggaatccgattctagaaatttgaatagatctgttatgtcatttatgacttgtgtagaAAATTTTAGGTCACTCGGACTTGATttgtaggtttcgacatcgaatatagaagttgatgTAATTTTAgcattggttgatgtgatttgaggtttcgactaagttcgtatgatattttaggacttgtttgtatgtttggttaaggtcccgggggcctcaggtgagtttcggatggttaacggatcaaaatttggacttaagaaaaaatctgaaaattttgcCTTCTGGTGTTACCGCACATGCAGAcattttctcgcaggtgcgagctcgcaaaagcgagttgGGCAAGCGCAAAAGCGGGGAGGGGTTGCAAGGTAGTGTGCGCAGGTGCAGATattttgccgcatctgcgaagttGCAGAAGTGGCTTTGTGATCGCAGAACCGCAGAAGTGGACAGCTTCTTCGTAGAAGCGGACTTAATTCCGCAGAAGCGTGATTAGCTGCAGAAGCGGGAACCGCAGAAGTGGCTT from Nicotiana tomentosiformis chromosome 11, ASM39032v3, whole genome shotgun sequence encodes:
- the LOC138901018 gene encoding uncharacterized protein; this translates as MIDLIKELDKLGCKLGKELSQDLILQSLSESFSQFVINFNVHKMDCDLHEKFNMLIDYENQLASEKKKVIVMLVGNSSKKKGKGKSKPKKKPITPKGVVTKPKGKEGRADESDAECFHCKKIGHWKRNCKEYHVTLKDKKQASMLDKRGFRIIIGNGICSIYYDDNLYVNGYLQYDVYVLPNGNANSIMHVSSLKRKRDDKVNHTYFWHYRLGHIGEKRINKMYKEGYLDKYDFESYPICESCLKRKMTKSPFTRNGERASELLRLIHTDICGPMKIQARGGYSYFITFADDMSRHRFVYLMKHKFESFESSKGSVVKLRNRLVKVSKY